In one window of Arctopsyche grandis isolate Sample6627 chromosome 6, ASM5162203v2, whole genome shotgun sequence DNA:
- the LOC143913914 gene encoding uncharacterized protein LOC143913914 → MKFMIVLVSVLGATIAKPSIGHGNFIQDGGSFSYSYQTPVVHSLVHQARYVQAIPALPVAHSASVVVGPSVRYSYGAVPIAYKNVEPANIQLSSDGFVLDTEEVAKARAEHLATVAQESARAAASGNDESEGIIIEDADSVEVAAPVIAAKSQINFQPANIQLSSDGHVLDTPEVAQARADHLARFAAESAKSSQSFSYSAPNYVSYNAAPIVAAHYVTPVAKAVEIANIQVSSDGHVLDTPEVAQAKADHFARFAAESAKSSQSFSYSAPNYVSYNSAPIVAAHYVTPVAKAVEIANIQVSSDGHVLDTPEVAQAKADHLARFAAESAKASQSIAYSAPSYAAYNYVQAAPVVVPKAVEIANIQLSADGHVLDTPEVAQAKAEHFAQYNSDAARAAAAGDDTESYDESNDSSFQQGDSVSIVAQQAPLIQYKVDDAPADIKVSSDGFVLDTPEVAQAKSAHLAEVAKSASESSQGGVVAYGIPSTAASYVAYTSPAVAYTGPAVAYTGSAIAYAQPKWVGPEADIHIGADGYVEDTFEVQQARAEHLATRASIMANSQSSWSGAASRYASAAHAGQYIQDTAEVAAARAAHLQAHAAEAAKATSSVKSYNYGRLVYSAPVYRTVAPNYSYVYSSPSYKLLSYRYAPTAAPVALTPDGQFLLDTPEVAIAKADHFAAHARARGY, encoded by the exons ATGAAGTTTATG ATTGTTTTAGTGTCGGTTTTGGGAGCAACCATAGCAAAGCCATCCATCGGCCATGGTAATTTCATCCAAGATGGTGGAAGCTTCAGCTACTCTTACCAAACCCCTGTAGTCCATTCGTTGGTCCATCAAGCGAGATATGTGCAAGCTATACCTGCTCTTCCCGTGGCTCATTCAGCATCC GTGGTTGTTGGACCCAGTGTAAGATATTCCTATGGAGCAGTTCCAATCGCCTACAAAAATGTAGAACCAGCAAACATTCAG tTGTCTTCTGATGGTTTTGTGTTGGACACCGAAGAAGTAGCGAAGGCTCGCGCTGAGCATTTGGCAACAGTAGCCCAAGAATCTGCTAGGGCTGCTGCTTCCGGAAACGACGAATCCGAAGGTATCATCATCGAAGATGCTGACTCTGTAGAAGTTGCTGCTCCAGTGATCGCAGCCAAGAGTCAAATCAACTTCCAACCTGCTAATATCCAATTGTCTAGCGACGGTCATGTTTTGGACACACCTGAAGTAGCTCAAGCCAGAGCTGATCATTTAGCTCGTTTCGCAGCTGAATCGGCCAAATCATCCCAATCTTTCTCTTACTCGGCTCCCAACTACGTGTCTTACAATGCAGCCCCAATCGTCGCCGCTCATTACGTAACTCCAGTTGCTAAGGCTGTGGAAATCGCCAACATTCAAGTTTCTTCTGATGGACACGTCTTGGACACACCTGAAGTAGCTCAAGCCAAAGCTGATCACTTTGCTCGTTTCGCAGCTGAATCGGCCAAATCATCCCAATCTTTCTCTTACTCAGCTCCCAACTATGTGTCTTACAATTCAGCCCCAATCGTCGCCGCTCATTACGTAACTCCAGTTGCCAAAGCTGTGGAGATCGCCAATATTCAAGTATCTTCTGACGGACACGTCTTGGACACCCCTGAAGTAGCCCAAGCCAAAGCTGATCATTTAGCTCGTTTTGCAGCTGAATCAGCTAAAGCATCACAGTCTATTGCCTACTCTGCTCCTAGTTATGCCGCATACAACTACGTCCAAGCCGCACCAGTCGTCGTACCAAAAGCCGTAGAAATCGCCAACATCCAACTTTCAGCTGACGGACACGTTTTGGATACACCCGAAGTGGCTCAAGCTAAAGCCGAACATTTCGCTCAATACAATAGCGATGCTGCCAGAGCTGCTGCTGCAGGAGACGACACCGAATCCTACGATGAAAGCAATGATTCTTCATTTCAACAAGGTGATTCCGTGTCTATTGTAGCTCAACAAGCTCCTTTGATTCAATACAAAGTCGACGACGCACCGGCCGATATTAAAGTTTCGAGTGACGGATTCGTTTTGGACACACCTGAGGTAGCTCAAGCTAAATCAGCTCATTTGGCTGAAGTTGCCAAATCTGCATCCGAGTCGAGCCAAGGTGGTGTGGTAGCTTATGGTATTCCTTCAACGGCTGCTTCTTACGTCGCTTACACTTCTCCAGCTGTAGCATATACTGGACCAGCTGTGGCTTATACCGGATCAGCTATTGCTTACGCTCAACCAAAATGGGTCGGACCCGAAGCTGACATTCACATAGGTGCTGATGGCTACGTCGAAGACACATTTGAAGTCCAACAAGCACGTGCTGAGCACTTGGCTACTCGGGCTTCTATCATGGCAAACTCACAATCCAGTTGGTCTGGAGCTGCTTCGAGATACGCTTCTGCAGCTCATGCTGGTCAATATATTCAAGATACAGCTGAGGTAGCCGCAGCTCGCGCCGCTCATCTGCAAGCACATGCTGCCGAAGCAGCTAAAGCCACTTCTTCAGTAAAATCATACAATTATGGTAGATTAGTATACAGCGCACCAGTATACCGCACAGTGGCTCCAAATTACAGCTACGTCTACTCTTCTCCATCATACAAACTCCTCAGTTACAGATACGCACCGACAGCAGCCCCCGTAGCTCTAACACCAGACGGTCAATTCTTGTTGGATACCCCTGAAGTTGCTATTGCTAAAGCTGATCATTTCGCAGCTCACGCCAGAGCTCGAGGATATTAA